Proteins found in one Parcubacteria group bacterium genomic segment:
- the xerA gene encoding site-specific tyrosine recombinase/integron integrase — translation MNLQELLGKIKDELRLRNYSPRTIESYLGCLNEYFKVVKIIKREPELAVIKKYLLEKQDRGQSSQTINLHLQAIKYFYREVMKSRVDVDIKFAKTASKLPIVLSRKEIEKMIDSLSNPKHKLLISVSYGAGLRVSEAINLKFKDLDLDELTIHIKGAKGNKDRISLFSEKLFSQLKELAVLSNANSYVFESNRGGKLTERTAQKVFETALEKAGIKKEATFHSLRHSFATHLLENGVDVRYVQELLGHANIRTTQIYTKVTNPALRKIKSPLE, via the coding sequence ATGAATCTTCAAGAATTGTTGGGAAAAATCAAGGATGAACTTCGCCTGCGCAATTATAGTCCGCGGACGATTGAGAGCTATTTAGGCTGTCTCAATGAATATTTCAAGGTCGTGAAAATCATCAAGCGCGAACCGGAACTTGCCGTGATTAAAAAATATTTACTGGAAAAGCAAGATCGCGGACAATCATCGCAAACGATCAACTTGCATCTGCAAGCAATCAAATATTTTTATCGGGAAGTTATGAAAAGTAGGGTTGACGTGGATATCAAATTTGCCAAGACGGCAAGCAAGTTGCCAATTGTTCTTTCCAGAAAAGAAATCGAAAAAATGATTGACTCGCTAAGCAATCCCAAGCATAAATTACTCATTTCTGTCTCCTATGGCGCGGGTCTGCGCGTTAGCGAGGCGATAAATTTGAAATTTAAGGATCTGGATTTGGATGAACTTACTATTCACATCAAAGGCGCAAAGGGAAATAAAGACAGAATAAGCCTATTTTCCGAAAAACTATTTTCCCAGCTAAAAGAGCTTGCAGTACTATCAAATGCGAATAGTTATGTTTTTGAGAGTAATCGAGGTGGCAAATTGACCGAAAGAACCGCGCAGAAGGTTTTTGAAACTGCACTTGAAAAAGCGGGAATCAAGAAAGAGGCCACTTTTCATTCACTCCGGCATAGTTTTGCCACGCATCTTTTGGAAAATGGCGTGGATGTGCGGTACGTGCAAGAACTGTTGGGGCATGCTAATATTAGAACGACCCAGATTTATACTAAAGTAACCAATCCAGCGTTAAGAAAAATTAAGAGTCCATTGGAATAG